Within Streptomyces sp. NBC_00704, the genomic segment GGGCCGCGCACGCGGACCGGTTCGTGCGCACGCTGCCCGACGGCTACGACACCGTCATCGACGACGAGGGCAGCGGGGTCAGCGCCGGTGAGAAGCAGCTGATCACCATCGCGCGGGCGTTCCTGTCCGATCCGGTGATCCTGGTGCTCGACGAGGCCACCAGCTCCGTCGACACCCGTACCGAGGTGCTGATCCAGAAGGCCATGGCCAAGCTGGCGCACGGGCGCACGTCGTTCGTCATCGCGCACCGGCTGTCGACCATCCGGGACGCCGACACGATCCTGGTGATGGAGAACGGCTCGATCGTCGAGCAGGGCGCGCACACCGAGCTGCTCGCGGCCGACGGCGCCTACGCGCGGCTGTACCAGGCGCAGTTCGCCCAGGCGGTGGCCGAGGTGGACTAGGCGCGCACGCCGGGAGGCCGGCGTAGGGGCGGGGCCGCTCGGGTCGGGGGACGGCGAGCGGCTCCGCGGGTCGCCCGGTTCAGTCCAGGTAGCCGCGGAGCTGGTCCGCGAAGGCGTGGTCCCTCAGCTTGTTCAGCGTCTTCGACTCGATCTGGCGGATCCGCTCGCGGGTCACGCCGAAGATGCGGCCGATCTCCTCCAGGGTGCGCGGGCGGCCGTCGGCCAGTCCGTAGCGCAGCTGGACGACCTTGCGCTCGCGTTCGCCGAGCGTGGAGAGCACGGCGTCGAGGTGCTCGCGCAGCAGCAGGAACGCAGCCGACTCGACGGGGCTGGCCGCGTCGCCGTCCTCGATGAGGTCGCCGAGGGCGACGTCGTCCTCCTCGCCCACCGGGGCGTGCAGGGAGACCGGTTCCTGGGCCAGGCGCAGCACCTCGCCGACGCGTTCGGGCGGGAGGTCCAGCTGGCCGGCGACCTCTTCGGCGGTGGGCTCGTAGCCGCGTTCCTGGAGCATGCGGCGCTGGACGCGGACGACCCGGTTGATCAGCTCGACGACGTGGACCGGGACGCGGATGGTGCGGGCCTGGTCGGCCAGCGCGCGGGACATGGCCTGGCGGATCCACCAGGTGGCGTAGGTGGAGAACTTGTAGCCGCGGGCGTAGTCGAACTTCTCGACGGCGCGGATGAGGCCGAGGTTGCCCTCCTGCACGAGGTCGAGCATGGTGAGCCCGCGGCCGACGTAGCGCTTGGCGACGGAGACGACGAGGCGGAGGTTCGCCTCGATGAGGCGGCGTTTGGCCATCCGGCCCATGACGACCAGCCGGTCGAGGTCCAGGGCCAGTTCGCTGTCGAGGTCGGACGCGCCGGTGAGCCTCTCCTCGGCGAACAGGCCCGCCTCCACCCGTCGGGCGAGGTCGACCTCCTCGGCCGCGGTGAGCAGCGGGATCCGGCCTATCTCGCGCAGGTACTGGCGGAACAGGTCCGAGGAGGGGCCGGCGCTGTCGGTGGTGCGGGTGCGCGGCGGGGTCCGCACGGGTTCCGGTTCCGGTTCCGGGCCCTCTTCGAGGGCTTCGGCGGGCGGGTCCGGGGGCTCGGCGTCGGGCTCGGCGTCGGCGCCGGGCTCCGGTTCCGTGTCGGGGTCCGTCTCCGCCGCGGGTCCGGGACCGGTCTCGGGGTGGTGCGCGGCGCGGTGCTGCGGCGGGACCGCGGCCAGGGCGTCGGCGTCGGCGTCCGGCTCCGCGGTGTCGCTCGGGCTGTCGGCGGTGCGGTCGGTCTGGGTCAGGGTCTGGGTCTGCACGGGGGCGACCTCCAGGATGATCGCTGCTGAGGTGAGCGGCGGCGCTACTCCGGGGGGCCGCTCCGAGGACTCAGGCACCGGGACCAGTGTGGGGTACGACACAACCTCGCCACGAGGGGCGTGCGGTGACTTTTTGCGTTCGTCCGGTGACCGTCGCGTCGTCGCGCCCGGAAACCCGAAGGCCCGCGCCCGGCGTGTCCTGCGACGATGCGCCGGTGTCCGCTTCCCTGGACGAAACGCATGTGACGGTGCGCCGCACCGGCCCCGACGAGCCGCGGGCGGCTGGGCCATTGGGCGGCGGCGGCCGGTCTCGGGCCGACGCACATCGTGCCGGCGCGGGGCCGGATGCGCGAACAGCCCCTGCTCACCCTCTCCGGTGGCCGGACGTTCGAAGGGCCCTCACAGGGCGGCGGCGCCGTGCTCCCGTAGCGTCTGGTCGTACTGCTGGAGCACCCACAGCTCGTTCTGCACGGCGGCCACCTGGGCGGGGTCGTCGCCGGCGCCCAGGCGGGTCAGCTGGGACTGGACGTCGCGGATGCGGCGCTCGACGGCGCGGCGGCGGACCGTGACCAGCTGGGCGCCGGCGTACATCTCGTCCACCGTCTTGCGCATGATCGCCTCGACGGCGAGTTCGGTGACCATCGCCCGTACCGCGTCGTCGGGCGCGGCCTCCCGGACCCGGACGAGGTACTCCGGGCCGTCCTTGACGCCCCACTCGGCGCCGCCCGCGTCCATGATGGCCTGGCGCACGGCGGCGTAGGGGGCGGCGGTGAACTCGTCGACGCCGTACGCGTCGAACGCCGGGGAGACCAGTTCGGGGCGTTGCAGGGCCAGTTTGAGCAGTTCGCGCTCGGTGGCGTAGACGGCGTTGCGGAGGTTGAGGGCGGGGCCGCCGGCGGCGGTCCGGGGGGCGGCGTCGTAGGGCTGGGGGCCGCGGCCGGCCGGCGCGGGGCCCTTGCCGCCGCGGTCGCGCGCCCAACGGGCCAGCTGGGCCACGCGTTTGACGACGAACTGGGTGTCCAGGATGCCGAGCATCCCGGCGAGCTGGACGGCGACCTCGTGCTGGGCTCCGCTGTTCTTGATGCGGGCGACGATCGGGGC encodes:
- a CDS encoding RNA polymerase sigma factor, giving the protein MPESSERPPGVAPPLTSAAIILEVAPVQTQTLTQTDRTADSPSDTAEPDADADALAAVPPQHRAAHHPETGPGPAAETDPDTEPEPGADAEPDAEPPDPPAEALEEGPEPEPEPVRTPPRTRTTDSAGPSSDLFRQYLREIGRIPLLTAAEEVDLARRVEAGLFAEERLTGASDLDSELALDLDRLVVMGRMAKRRLIEANLRLVVSVAKRYVGRGLTMLDLVQEGNLGLIRAVEKFDYARGYKFSTYATWWIRQAMSRALADQARTIRVPVHVVELINRVVRVQRRMLQERGYEPTAEEVAGQLDLPPERVGEVLRLAQEPVSLHAPVGEEDDVALGDLIEDGDAASPVESAAFLLLREHLDAVLSTLGERERKVVQLRYGLADGRPRTLEEIGRIFGVTRERIRQIESKTLNKLRDHAFADQLRGYLD